CAGATCTTACTTTGTCTAAGTTGAAAGGCTTCTTAAAAATTTTTTCTTACTATGTAAGCTAAGTTGCTGGGTGTGGGGTGTTTTTCTCCTGTTCAAGTGGCAGTTTTGTGTGACATACTGTTGAGCTGCTTTACCTAAAGTAAAAGACTCACTTACTGTAATAGTTATTTCTAAAGGCCAGCTCTCAATTGCTGGTAGTTGATGGCTACATATAGTATATATTTTGGAGAAGTTAACTTAGCAAAACCAGACTTTTGTCTTAGTGTTAGTTTCTAAGTCTGTTAAAGAGTTTGAGAGTCTGGGGAAGGTGAGGAATTTTAACATGGCCACCTTCATGAGCTCAGGGTACATACCTCCTAATTTACTCTGAAGATCTGTTTTAAGTAGCCAGTGTGTTGCAGAGAACCCTGGAAATTAGAAAGTGCCTGATGAAATTTCCCTTCatatgtaatttttctttttttttttttttttttttttaagccccAGGTATTTAGGATATTACATTGTTTGTATTTACTGATGTGAAACTCGAtctggaaattttattttttatcatgACTGCATATGTCGAGTCTCTTTTTTATAACTACCTAATGATGTTgacattctttttcttcagtgtgtCTTTCAAGCTCCAAGCAAAGGAAGCAGAATGGCAGAAGCATAAAAGTCTTTGTGAAATGTTTATAGTTCTGTTCTGTCATGATGCACAAACAAATGTTGGTGGAATATGAGTACAACATTTAGGAATGCAAACTTAAGCTTTTTGTGTTGTCTTCTTAGGTCCTTGTGAAAAAATTCATGATGAAAATCTACGCAAACAGTAAGTTTGTTGTTTGATATGTTAAAGTAAATGGAGTTTCTGGTATCTTTGCAATTTGTTAATAGCAGCCCAAACATTATGAATTACTTGCtctttttatttgcaaaagtttgtttaaatttttatttaaataaaaatttacttATTTAAATATATCATATTCTCTTACTGTGAGCAAGAATTTATAATACTGTGTGTCTTGTTACTTAGTTTTCATCTATTACAGATTTATGTGAGCTCtcatttttaaaaccttttctcAGGTATGAGAAGAGCTCTCGATTCATGAAGGTGGGCTATGAGAGGGATTTCCTGCGCTATTTGCAGAGCTTGCTTGCAGAGGTGGAGCGCAGGATCCGGAGGGGCCACGCTCGTTTGGCTCTCTCACAGAACCAACAGTCTTCTGGGGTGAGTCTGCAGGAGTCAGTGAGGCAGCTTTTCCTGTAGATAGGATCTTCAGGGTCTTACCTATTCAGATGAAACTTAGTGTTATCCAGAAGATTCCTGATGAATTAAGATTTTTTGCCTGTTAGCCAGCAGATTGCATCTGGCATTAATAGACAAGGCAGGTGACTCCAGAGTCACCAAGAGCCCTCTCTGTTCTCACCGTCTCTTGTTTCCTCAGAATGAGTATCTGTTCTCTACCTGTCAGTTGTTGCCTTTACCCTGACAACCTCAGTTTATGTTCTCTCCTCTAGTTGCacattcctccctccctgcactAGCAAGCTGTGTCTCTCCCCATGATGGATTTGGAGCAGTGTCTGTGGCCTGTGCTCTCTGAGTTTTGTGACTGCCAGGACAGCCTTGCTCTTTCTGCTGCCCCACCTCACTGTTCTGTACAAAGTCCAGTTGCTTCAGAAGGAGCTGTGGACAGTGTCAAGTTGAGAGATGCCACTTGTGGAGCAGAGGTGGGAGTGCAGCGAAAAGTCTGTTCtagcagcctgcagagaggaCACTGCTAACAAGTACATCTTTGAAGTGAGATTCCTTTTGCATTTTACTCAGAGTTTGAAATGTAAAGTGTACAGAACCTCTGAGTCATAATCAAATGTCTGCAAAGATATGTAATAGCTGCATGGGAGTGTCAGAGTTTAAAGTTAGGACTTTGAATacagttttcttgctttttatgGGCCAGGATCTTGAACATTTTTGTTGAACTGGGAGGAATTAGTGTGACTAGACTTAACAGGGGTGGAGTAAGTTGTGTCGTGGAGTGTTTTATAGTAGACTAGACTATTATTAGGAGCTTCTCATGGGAGAAGAGGCCTGGGGAAGTTATTCCCAAAGTGTCTCTGGAATATGAGAAGACATACATTTGTGTGTTTAAGCtattttaacaaaagaaaaagaaaaaaaaaacaacaaggaaagaaaaaaagccccaagtCACTCTTGCACTTTTTACAGGGAGCTGGACCTACCGGTAAAAACGAAGAGAAGATTCAGGTGTTAACTGACAAAATTGATGTACTGCTTCAACAGGTGAGAGGTTTTTAATCCCCATGAGAGAGATCACTTGCTTTTGTTACTTGatcaaaaaataaacttttaatgtttttattgccttttaGATTGAAGAACTAGGTTCAGAAggaaaggtggaagaagcacaAGGAATGATGAAACTTGTTGAACAGttaaaggaagagagagagctGCTGAGGTCTACGACTTCAGTAAGTCATGTGTTCGTAGTTCTGTGAGACATATCAAAGTTTGGTGCACAGTACATTCTAAATAACCATGTCCTTCCACTGAAGGCATGCAAGGTCTGTGTAGAATTCATTACATAGTAACAGGACGTTTGGCTGTGTTAATCCAGTGTATTGATTAGGCATTCTATCTTGGGGGTGGGCTTCCTGCACACAAATTATGAAATTACTCACCCAGCAGTCCTGGAGGAGAGCTTTCACCTTCCTCTAGTTGAGGTCTCAGTTAAACTTTGCCCTGTGACCTCTACACTAGAATTATACTGTTAGAGAAGCTGTTACAGAAAGTGCTTGAGTCAGGGCTGTGACAGCATCTGGCTGACTCTCAGAGCTACATAAACCAGAGGGAATGTGTTAAGTATCAAGTTCTTGTTAATAAAAAAGAAGCTTAAgtttaaagattttattttggcaTTTAATTAAATCTCAAATTGAGATTCTTGTTTTAAGAATTCAATTGGAATTCTTAAGTTCAGTTATGTCTGTACCATATTTTAAGAGCTCTTGTTGCTCTATATAACACTGAAGAGTTCTTCATTACAATTTATTGAAACAATGGCTGGAAGGATTAAAAGTTTGAAaattttgttgttggttttgtttataattaagagatcttgtttttgttaaaaaaactGATAATTCTTGTAGAAATGCTTTCATAGCaaaagtttttttaaaggtGTAATAGTTTTGAGGAGGTTAATTTGAACTTTGTCTTGTTAACATGTTCTTGGGTGTGATATGGTTTGATGTTTTTCATTGGGACTCAGTTTTTTTACTTGAAGAGATTGAAGCATACTTTTTGCTTTAAGTGACTAATTGGGAAAGGActtaatttgttttgctttaaggttttttattaaaataggGATATATTTAATAGGGATAGTTTTGCGTGTGTGTTATTTGAAACATGCTTAAAAATTGGTGGATTGGGTTTTGTAACAGCTGTTTAAGAAATTAAGAACATATAAAGCTTTGTTTGACTTTATTTGTGGtgtggtttttattattttcttttgttagtTAAGAATGCATTTTAATGTTTGATGTGTTCTCTTAACAAGTGTTTGATTTGTGGGAGAATGAAGCATATTAAAGATGTGATGAataccttaattttttttaaatgtggttACTTTTTGAGATATATATGTGGGACTATTGTTAGTTTTAACTTTTTGGGGTATACTTAATGAAgtaaaaacttgaaaaaatgtTGATAGgcataattacttttttttttttaagaattcttAAATGTTGCTCACAGCATGTTTATGTCCATGCTGTATGATTCATGAACCTGGGCTTATGTTGAAATTTCAGTGTACTTCTCATATGTCTGTTGAAACAAGTGGTTTAATTTGACCACCATACTTTTAAATAGAagccagtattttttttctttttgtttttcttgaggTAGTATTCTAGCCTTTTGATTCCTTGAGTTGTATTCCATGGTagttctgcagctcctgacatTTCAGTTGATGCCAAAGATATCTTAAAACAGCTTTACAAGAAAAActtaaaactttaatttttctgatACTGCAAGGAAGCTGCAGATACAACTGTGTGCATGTTAATGCAGTGAGTAATGGTTCTGTGTTTTTTCATGGGCTCCTTCCATGTGGGAATGGGCATAGGGTggcctcttctctccctctttacTGTGATGGGGTGCAGTGCACCAAAGATAAAGCAGGCAGATGTGATTTCAACTTTCAGTAGAGCTTGGGATTTGACAACAGTAACAAAGACTTATAAACCTCTTCACTGACTAAAACTTCTCTTTTGCTGTATcaaatattcttctttttcagACAATTGAGAGCTTTGCAGCCcaggaaaaacaaatggaagTTTGTGAAGTTTGTGGAGCCTTTTTAATTGTAGGAGATGCACAGTCGAGGGTAGATGACCACTtaatgggaaagcagcacatGGGTTATGCCAAAATAAAAGCTACTGTAGAAGATTTAAAAGTAAGTATTTCCTCTAGTTATTGAAATGAAAAGTGCTTGGAGGTTTCCTGATGTACATAAAAGGCTGTCCAGTGAATTTTCTCAAGAAGGTGAAATACTCCCAAGAAATGGAATCCTGCACTGTGCTTTCACTGATGTAATTTGTTGTGACATAGACACAAGCAACGATGTTGATTTAGGTTGGAAGTTTTATGgtctttttaagaaaatgtaGTGTGGCCTCTGTTGTGAGAGTGACAAGCAAAAAAAGGTTCTGCAAGACAAAGGATTTGCATTTCAGGGATTTTAGGAAGTACTGTCCTTTGTTTGGAAGATAAAACAGACCTGTTTTAAAAGTTTAGGCTTTTACATCCTCAGAATCTGTAAGCTTAAGTGTCTTGAGTAGTCTTCATTTCTTCCTGTgaacttctttttttaaggaaaagttacgaaaaagaacagaagagcCTGACCGTGATGAAAGGTTGAAAAAAGAGAAGCTAGAACgagaagagagggagaaggagagggagcGGGAAAGAGAAGAGCGGGAAAGGAAGAGACGAcgtgaagaggaggaaaaggagaaagagagggCTCGTGATAGAGAGAGACGTAAAAGGAGCCGCTCACGGAGCAGGCATTCCAGCAGGACATCTGACAGGAGGTGCAGCCGCTCACGAGACCACAAAAGGTCAAGAAGCAGAGACAGAAGACGAAGCAGgtacctctgtgtgtgtctgtgtgtctcttAAGTATTTTCAGGTAAATTTCCAAAAGGTAAAAGTCTTGCGGGGACTTACTGTCAGCCTGAGTAATATCAATGATTTGTTAGCTTCACTTAGGTGTTTCTTCTCAAGTGAAGACATACCTTATTGGTTCTAAGGATAAGCAGGTTTTTGCTGAGTGTCACTGTCTTCTCTCCATTTTTGGAAGATGAACCCATAGTGGTGGAAGCGGCTTTATGAGGGAGCTTTCAGCAAACAAAGAATGCTCCCCAAAAATACGGTTTCttgtttcttccttcagctAGTCTTTATTTCATGGTTGTAGATACTTTTAAACTATGTAGTTAAGTGTTTCAGTAAATAAAGAGGCATATTTCTTATGTACTGGGAAACATTTCTATACAATATATTAAGATTTGGTTTCTGCAGGCAATCACTGTATTTTAAAGTGCTGCTGTTTTACTGTTGTATATTCTGAGATAGAGAATAGCAGCTGAGATTTACGTTTTGAAATTCTGTCTGAATGTTAAGGAGTCGTGATCGGAAGAGAAGCAGAAGCCATGATAGATCAGAAAGGAAACACAGGTCTCGTAGTAGGGACAGGAGACGGTCAAAAAGCCGGGATCGAAAATCCTACAAGCacagaagcaaaagcagagagagagaacaagACAGGAAGTCAAAAGAAAAAGGTATGTTTGTGTAAGGACTGAGTTCTTAGCAAGTTCTGAAATGAATCTTTTCTTAGAGTCTCAAAAGCTGTTAGCTTTTCAGTGAGTGCCTGAAAGTTCTTAGTACCAAATCAGACCTCATTCTGAGAGGTGTGTGTGTTGCTGTTAGCAATTTGAAGGATTTTGTTCTTCCCAGTTACTGTCACTACATGTGTGTGCATACCTACACCCCAGTGTCCTTCTCTTACCTGTTGCAGTTTGCCTGCAGATGAAGTGTGCAAggatttttatatattttaagacCTGTTTACCTTTAGAAAAGCATAAGCCTGTAAACATAATTTTCTAAGAGTGAATGTCTTATATTCCTACTTGTAGTGGATATTTGCAATTACCCTTTGCAGGTACATGTTTTGTGGGGGGCTGGTACCTTGCTTCTCACCTGTATGACCTATTAATTCCCAACACTATCATGTTTCCTTTACTCTTTTAACAGTGCTTTtaagtttttttccccaatctATAAATGCAGTTCAAGATAAATACTGCAGAATCCCTGTGATGCTCTAAATGACAATTCATGCCTTCTCCCCAGTCTCCTGCTCTTCCCCCCGCacctttctccttttgttttttttttgttttttgtttaagCAAAGTGAGTCTTGCTTTGTCAGTATTCAGGTGAGTCTGAACAGAAAGCTGTGTTAGTTTTTGAAACAGTTTTGTAGCTGTAGGCGCCATGTATCACAGCATTCACGGTGACCAGAGGCTGAAGCTCAGAAACTTTAGGTAGGATTACAAAGAGCTACAGTGAGAACACTGTAGATTCACATTCTGTGAGAAGAAGATACTAATTCACTGCTAAATTTCCCCCTTCAAAAGTCTTTTGGAACTTCTATAGGAACGTAATACTTCTGGCTCTGGTGGGGAGCTGACTAATGGCCAGTCCAAAACAGCCACCCCACTTCATGGGCTGATCATCAGTAATGGATGAAACAATTGTGTTTCTAAGGTACTTTTGAGGTTCTCTGGAATGAAAGGTGCTCTGTGCATGTGTCTGGGTTGCATAGGCCTGTCTGCTTGACCCTTCTCTGTATTTATCCAGTGGATTAGTTGCCAAAATGTTGGTGATGCTTCATGTATTTCTCTTCCCTGACTTCCTCGAACTGTTTCAATTATTCTGGCTTATATTATGGGACACCTTCAGTATTGATTCTtctcttattttcctttgcCGTGTAAGAGAGTGGGTTTTGTTGCTTGCTCATTGGCAGTGGAAATGATGTGCAGGCTTTAAACTCAGATTCAGCGTTGTAGCCTGTATGTGTCCATTTGTTACTATTCTTACCTGATTTTTTTGCCTGCTTTATGAACAGATTTCTGGTACTTGGTGAAGAATGTCCTATTCTCCTGAATGTTTGTTATCTATGCATATAAATAactgttttcttatttctttaaatttggTCTGGTTTTGAGCTTTTCAGTTCTTTCATTAATCTTCCCATAAATAGAGGAGCTAGTGAACTCTCTTCAACGTCtcaagtatttttaattttaacttgaCTAATTTCCTTGCtggctgttttgttttcttcttgctgcTTTCTTCCGCCAGAAATGAGAACAGTGAGGTGGTGCTATGAGCTGTGATGAAAAATCCCACCTGGGAAAATCAATTACTTTTTTTTGACTGTGCCATCCTAACATTTGTAAAAGCACAAATAAGCCTTAGAACAGGACTGTACTGTTGAAGAAGTTtgtgattttttccctttgttggGAAAGTCttctaacagaaaaaaatacaaaagaggagggaaggaaggagggaaaaaaccaaacccaataGTAATTACTAAGGCAACATTGAATTTCTGTACTGAAGCTGTAAGCACCATTGCATTGTCATATTTGCAATGTGGCGCTGTAGATAGGTAGTTAAGAATAAAGCTTTTAGAGATTCATGTATTTGAAGTGTCTAGCTTTTGCACAATAGTAACTTCAAATTTAAATCTTAACTTACTACATTGGGAATCTTGTCTTCAGAATCTACTTGTCTTTATTAGCCACCACTGATCTGCAGTTGTAAAAGTAAGCAGCAAAGGCTGTAACTACTCATGGTAGTGCCTTTCACCTGGATATCTCAGACTGCTTTATAAACATGAAtattaacacaaaaaaaaccccaaggagcAGTTTACCAAGACTTGTGTACAATTGCACATTAAATTAGTCCCACACTTTGAAAATTCAGAAGTCCTGGTTTCTTGTTCACTAAGATACCATAGAAGACGGCAACCAaggttataaaaaaaaaagaaaaagcaaaaaatgggGCACTTGCTTTGTGACACAGATTTCAGTGTCAGAGATATCTTTGCTAAAGAAAGGAGCCACCAGCCGTAAACACCAGCTGAGCCTTAGCTTAATATAAACCAGTAGAGTGCACCTACTGTTCAAGTAAACAAACTTCAGAGCAGATGGAATAAATAGGGggttttaataaaacaaaaattattttccaagtaCCTTCATTTTATGAAGAGTTAATACTGGAATGGGCCTCTAGACCACTTTGGCTTGGCTGTCTGTCTTCCCTAATCTGGATTCTGATacttatataaaaataattatgatcATGTTTTAATGTTAGTGATTAAACCTCAGCAAATACTGCCAGAACACTTCAGTAATACTGGATATTATGTTTGATTTTCTGAACAGTAAAGCGATTCACTTTGTCATGATAAGAATTCTCATAAAACACATCTCAGTTGCCCACATAAACTCAGTCAGAAAAATGTGCATGTGTTTAATCAGGAAGCAAAGTCAGTATGAATGTGATTATACCTAATAGATTACAGCTGAAATAATACATCCAGTTCCAACAGCAAACTAATTTTATATGCTTTCTCTCTTACTGATTAAAAATACAGTGGGGGAACTTAACTTCTTGCAGATACTCTAGGGGTTGGAAAATTATTGGGCTATTTGTTGAATACACTTTTTCAGTTCTGCTTGGCAAACTGGAGGTTTGGTATGGTATACCTATTTTAATACTAAAATTTTTAGAAGAATTTGATCTTTCATACCACAGTTTTTTTTAACCTTGAACAAAATTATCCTCTTGACCATATTCAAGACACAAACAAGACAGAACAAAACCCTGCACACTGCACATCCATAGGGCTATTAAGATCTACCATATCTACATAGGACAGAAGATAAGATTATTGGACTGACTACTAGTCCTCTGCGGGGAAACAAGACTACTATTCCTCAGTGGATCCACGTGTGCACCGGAGATACCTTTAAGACACAAAAAGAAGACTTTTTAACAAGGTTAGTTAGAGTGCAATCTACCTGCCGAGTTGCCAAATTGAGGGCAGACAGACCCAAACTGACTTAGTCCTTCAGTGAGCTGGGTAATGTTGCCGTGTGCTTGCTCCAGGCACCCTGcactggatgtgctgctgcaggtgaatCCTCACTACTGGTGGTCATTAGGCAGTTGCCCTCATTTCTCTGTGAGGACTTTACCTTATCCTTTGGTAGTCTTATAAAACAAAGAAGTTGGAATGTTGCTGCTCTCTTAAAGcttaatttcttgttttgtaTCCTGGAATATAAAAGTGTGTTATGCCAGTCTAGGTGATAATGTTGTTTTAAATAGCTTTTTCAGAGTGTTCCATCTGTGTGCTCCTGTGTCAGGGATATATCTatctatttatattatttattttgattgcCCAGATAGCAGGGAATAATCAGAAAAAAGAGCATGAATGTTGTTCTGTGTGATGACATCTGAGAGGTTGGttttttggatttcttttttctctccagagTGTCTTTACTGAGCAAGAGTTGAATATTATGGTGTGAAATAATACAGCAGGAATtggtatttttattaaatttgcaAATACTGAATTTACAGATGAGGCACGCAGCTCTAATACTGAATGTTTTTCTtcccatggaaatatttttacttctggcttccttccttctttgAAGATTGAGTTTTTAGTGTAGCAAATGCTTCAGTAAGTTTCCCAATTCATTATCAAATTGTGGGCTCCTTCCCCCACAGCTTGCTGTTTCtttgcctttgaaaaaaaattgctttttatatATCTTCCAAGCTATCTCCCCAAGGCCTTTTAATGAGTTGTTTATAAATGACTGCTGTTTTTATAAAATTGAGAATTAACAGTGCTGACAAATGTGCAacttcaaatttaattttggtCATCACTGATCTCCACCTTCAAAGCTGTCAGTGCTTAATATCATTTCCCAAAGTATTTGATAGTTTGAGATTGCTGGTTTTTAATTGGCAAGTATAAATTTCTTTGATTATGCAGTCAAGCATAATTGTCCACCACTCCTTTCTGATTCCTTTTCAAGAACCATAACTAACAAAAATTATAAACCAAAGCAAGCCATACACAATCAGAAATCAAAATGTGGGGACCAGAAGAGTCCCATAATAAGTAAGGAAGCCATGCACCATAATTACACATCTGCCTAACCTCTTTACCTCCAATTTGTTCGTTTTGACAGAGAGCTGAGTAGCTGCCTCTGTTAGGAGGTCTGacctttctcctcttcccccaccCTATACTGTCTCCTTCTACCTTTATTTTGTCCcctctccattccagcatggTAGTCTGAAGCCTATTTCTGTAACTTTTTGAGTATTACTCTTATTGCTATAGAATGTAATTGTCCCATGTTGTATGCAGTATATATCTCACGTGTGCAAtgtttgtttttactttgaaatcCATGGTCAATGTCTTCTTTCATGGCAGAAAAGAGGGGATCTGATGATAAAAAAAGTAGTATGAAGTCCAGTAGTCGAGAAAAACAGAGTGAAGACACAAATACAGACTCGAAGGAGAGTGAGACTAAGAATGAGGTCAATGGGACCAATGAAGACATTAAATCTGAAGGTGACACTCAGTCCAATTAAAACTGATCTGATATGACCTCAGATCAGACAGAGGTAAGTGCATTATTTCAAACTTTGATTAGGGCTTTTTGTTACTGTTTAACAGTGCAGCGTAAGTATGCACAGATGAAGATGGAACTAAGTCAAGTAAGAAGACAAACTAAAGCACCTTCTGAAGGAAATGACAGTGTAGTCCTGCAAAACGTTTTGAGGTACATTGTTTTGTCTCAGCTATTTTGTAGCAGACTCATGCCCCCATTAGTGTGCCTCTTTGGGACATATTTGTAATATAGTCACcatagaaaaattaattatccttttttatttttagggattttgttatctttttttttttaattgaactgGTTTTGTATTTAAGTCCATATTGTGTTGGTACATCAGCAGAAACTTTTGCTTAAATACTTAATATTTGAGGCACATGTTGGACTACTTTGTTTTCATATAAACTGCTAGTATTTCTTTGTCAAGGATGTTTCtagtttttttgctttattgcCTTGCATTCTAATGCAGTTTGTTCTGTAACTCGAGAGCCAGTAGCATTGGATTGATGGAAGTGTAGGGTTTATGAATTATTGCAGCTGACTACCATACCTCACACAGCGTTGGTGTTGTGAGCGGCCCATGAAAAGCCAAATTAAAAATCAAGGATTCAGTCAAACTAAGCAGGTACTCATGCCAGGTACTCCTTTCTCTACCCACATCCATGTTTGAATGCTGTTGCCTGTAATCTTTAAGCTTACTGTTGTGTTTTTGATTTTGAAGCTAGTGAAAAGGACTTTTTGTGTATTGTGTGAATACTGTAAATCTGATGTTAACAGAATGGAATTTTCTTTCAACTGTGTGTAGGGATGCAGTGCTGCCCAGAATTAGATATCTTTAAAGAGTTTAAAATGCAATAAACACTACATAATATTCGCCTTGTTACTTTCAATGCAATTCAAGTCCTTAAGAGGTATGTGCTTAATATTTCCTACTGTGTAGGAGACTTTGCAGTCAGCCATAGCACAGAAGAGTGGAATGGCTGGTAACAGGCTTGTAAGGCAGATATAAGTGCAGAGACAGCTGCCACCAAATGATGGCAGTGTTGATGGCAGGAATGTATGCTGGAAACTATTTGTGGGAAATTAAGCAGCTAAGCAATAGGCAATTATGTATTGAAAGGGTAACTTGAAGTTTTTTCCCCACTCTCGACATAGCTTTCTTACAGAAGGTCTTTAGTTGTATTCCTGAAATAAGGAACTAACAGTGGAGGTGACAGCTGATAAATGAGCTTCTTGCAATATAATTTGTTACTGTAGTTGCATTATGTATGCTAGGAACTCTTAAACATTTAATGTTGATATTAAACCATTAATGCTACATCATTGCTTCTAATGCCAGTCATGTTCAATGGTGATGTTTTTGTAGAGTTAAGATGACAGCTAACAACTGGGCGAGTGTATAGGAATGGTAAACAAAATGCTCCTAATGCTGTCTAATCGTCTGTTCTCCCAAAATTTTGCATTATAGGACTACTATGTGAAGAGTCTGCGAAGATAGTGGAAGACAGCTTAAACTGAAGATCTGCTTTTAAATGAGGTGAAAGAAAGCTGTAGTGGCatagaaaaatataaagttgagttagatttttttttaataaaatttaattcagGACTGGTGTTTCCTCCCAGAGTTCAAAAAGATGTGTTGATAATAGCACATATGCTACTGAGAATATAAGTCCTGtatccttctttttctttaagacTTTTTAAGATAAGAAACCAACATAACCTGAACACATGGCTTGCTCAGTGTTTAATTGCAAGTTTTCATTCTTGGACTTTAAAACACAAGAATAAATGTTTAGTATTTGTGTGAATTGAACTAAAATGAATCCCATTTTTACAACTAAGCAATTCCTAGCTTCTTGATATatgagaaatggaaataaagtaTCTTTGAATTTCTGTTACAAATTTGATTGTCTCTGTCATTGaacatttaatattaaataagcTTCTTTCCTAATAAATTTCTCGTGTCTTCAAGCTTAGTTCATTAATTTGGATGCTTAATTATTCTGTgctgtttgttggtttgggttttttttggttctaTCAGGATTTAATTTCAGGCTTACTTTTGCAGCAGTTAGCTGCTGTTGGGTTCACTGTCTTCTCCAGAAAGTGCCTTTTGCTGCAGTAGGTTaagaaattacagaaatctTGCAATAAAAATGGCAGTATTAATTCTTTATAAAACAGGTCAACTTTGACAGCATGTTTAGAGAAATGCCAGTGCTGAGACTGGCATTCAGACTGCTTCACATTTGCATTGCAATATTGGTTTGGGGTATTGATTAACAGCCCTGTGCAGTTGGTCAGAACAGACACACAGGCAGGGAAATGTGCTTCCTGCTTCCCTGTGAAGCTGTAGTGCAAGCAAGAGTGGTTCTTTTTGGAAAAGAACTGCATTGTGTACTAGTCAGTGCTCTGGCTGTAAGGCAATGAATTTACATTCTTTAATAAGAGCATTATCTTTTCCATTAGTATTCAGGCCTTGACTGTATATGTAACCAAAGTCAGACATGGACAGAACACCATTGTAACTTATGCTGATTTATTTGGCCTGTGTGTGGAAGTGCACTTGGGAGGAATCTGCATCTACTCTGGTCACTAGTGCTAGTTTTGATACCACATGTAGACAGCCATGTTCCTTTTTTGACTTTTATTGTTCTAAACCAGACATGGGCACAGGGGATG
The genomic region above belongs to Ammospiza nelsoni isolate bAmmNel1 chromosome 19, bAmmNel1.pri, whole genome shotgun sequence and contains:
- the LUC7L3 gene encoding luc7-like protein 3 isoform X4; this encodes MISAAQLLDELMGRDRNLAPDEKRSNVRWDHESVCKYYLCGFCPAELFTNTRSDLGPCEKIHDENLRKQYEKSSRFMKVGYERDFLRYLQSLLAEVERRIRRGHARLALSQNQQSSGGAGPTGKNEEKIQVLTDKIDVLLQQIEELGSEGKVEEAQGMMKLVEQLKEERELLRSTTSTIESFAAQEKQMEVCEVCGAFLIVGDAQSRVDDHLMGKQHMGYAKIKATVEDLKEKLRKRTEEPDRDERLKKEKLEREEREKEREREREERERKRRREEEEKEKERARDRERRKRSRSRSRHSSRTSDRRCSRSRDHKRSRSRDRRRSRSRDRKRSRSHDRSERKHRSRSRDRRRSKSRDRKSYKHRSKSREREQDRKSKEKEKRGSDDKKSSMKSSSREKQSEDTNTDSKESETKNEVNGTNEDIKSEGDTQSN
- the LUC7L3 gene encoding luc7-like protein 3 isoform X6, which gives rise to MISAAQLLDELMGRDRNLAPDEKRSNVRWDHESVCKYYLCGFCPAELFTNTRSDLGPCEKIHDENLRKQYEKSSRFMKVGYERDFLRYLQSLLAEVERRIRRGHARLALSQNQQSSGGAGPTGKNEEKIQVLTDKIDVLLQQIEELGSEGKVEEAQGMMKLVEQLKEERELLRSTTSTIESFAAQEKQMEVCEVCGAFLIVGDAQSRVDDHLMGKQHMGYAKIKATVEDLKEKLRKRTEEPDRDERLKKEKLEREEREKEREREREERERKRRREEEEKEKERARDRERRKRSRSRSRHSSRTSDRRCSRSRDHKRSRSRDRRRSRSRDRKRSRSHDRSERKHRSRSRDRRRSKSRDRKSYKHRSKSREREQDRKSKEKVQRKYAQMKMELSQVRRQTKAPSEGNDSVVLQNVLRTTM